The nucleotide sequence TTGGGAATAAGTTTTTCCACACTCAAAGCAGGCACATCGCATTCAGGCAGTCGATGACAGCGACGGCCAGCTTTGTGCAATTCAAAAAGTAACTGTGTTGACTGTCGCTTATCCATACTGGTTCGGGCCTTGTGCAAAGTGCTCTCGCATCAAAGTCATGCGGGTCGGGTGCCACGGTTTGCGTGTACTCACGCTAACCGTGCCAGTTCACCGCATGGTTCATCTTGCGGGCTGACTAAGGATGAAGGTTATGACTTCGGAATTCTATGAAACTCTGGTGAGTTAGGCTTGCACAACGCAGGCTACAGACAATTTCTACTTTGATCGCCAAGCAGCGCTGATAAGATGTGCCTTGCTGAGAATGCTCTTCGTAGCATAATCGAATCCTGAATCAGGAGAACAGCATGTTCGAACGTGAACTTACCATCTACCGTTTTCTTACCGGTTACGAAAAGATCGTTCTGGCTGATTTGCCGGATGAGCAGTTCAACCAGCCGCCGTTTCCTGGGGGAAATCCCCCATCATGGATTGTAGGACACCTGGCCCTTTCATCCGATTTCGTATTGATGGTGCTGGATAAACCCAGGCTTTGTCCCAAAAGCTGGAACGTACTCTTTGGTCCCGGTTCCGATCCCAGAAAGCATCTCGATAAGCATCCACGAAAAGAGGAACTGGTGGCGGCACTGGGGATAGGTAAAGAAGCTGTTTTCAGAGAAGTGCCTGGAGCCAGTCCCGACCTGTTGACCAAAGTGAATCCTTTTGAACCACTACGACAATATTTACCTACCGCGGGAGACTTGATCACGCACCTGCTGACTTCCCATGAGAGTTTTCATCTCAGCCAGTTGTCGGCATGCAGAAGATCAGCAGGGTTTACACCAGTCTTTTAACGCAGCCTGCTCTGAATGTCGTTGCGTAGCCTGCGAAGTGGATCGCGCTGGTCCTGCGGTGCCTGTACCAATGCGACATCGAGAGCTTCTATGGCTTCCTGACGCAGGGCTTTGGCTTGCTCTTCCCCTGCATCAATCGCATCCTGATCCAGGAAACGAGCCTGGTAACTGGCCAGTTCCCACGAGCCATTCGTCACTTGTTTGGTCTTGAGCAATGCTCGAATGTCATTCATCGTTGCTTTGCGATAATCGGCCTTGCCCTGGTCGGCGCCAGCACGGGCAAACAGCACGAGGTTGGCAGTGGCAGATGCTTCCAGTGCGTCAGCCTGCATCTTGACCTGCTGTGCTGGTAAAAGTCGTAGCGCGGTTTGCGCATCCAGGCGGCTGTTCTGCAGTTGCTTCTGCACTTCTTCCCACGGAGTTGCCTGCGAGATGCTGCGCCGGATCAGATTGCTGCGAACAATCAACGGCGATGCGTGAGACAAGTTACATTGTGCACGATCTGCAGGAATATAGCGATTGAGCAATGGCACCAGAACGAGCGGTTGATCCTGCAGCAACGAAATAGCCTGGCTAAGGAGGTTGCTTCCCAGGCTGGCATGTTGCGTTGCCTGATAAAACGCATCCACTGCGCGCCCCGCATCATTTTTGATCAGGTAGTATCTACCGAGCCAGAATTGTGCCTCTGCCAGATCAGGGTCAAGTTTGATTGCCTTTTGCAACGCCCTGAAGGATTGCTCCAGCCGGGCTGCATCGTTTTTATCGTTCAATGCCCAGCGTAAC is from Planctomycetia bacterium and encodes:
- a CDS encoding DinB family protein, which produces MFERELTIYRFLTGYEKIVLADLPDEQFNQPPFPGGNPPSWIVGHLALSSDFVLMVLDKPRLCPKSWNVLFGPGSDPRKHLDKHPRKEELVAALGIGKEAVFREVPGASPDLLTKVNPFEPLRQYLPTAGDLITHLLTSHESFHLSQLSACRRSAGFTPVF